From Bacillus basilensis, a single genomic window includes:
- a CDS encoding ribosomal-processing cysteine protease Prp, producing MIKITISRTKLGSIQSFKMTGHADYAPHGQDLVCAGTTAVVFGSINAVEELCNVQATIELGSDGGFLTYELPNDLDVHAAEKAQTLLEGLVVSLKTIELDYGKYIRLIEKVQEV from the coding sequence ATGATTAAAATTACGATAAGTCGCACGAAATTAGGAAGTATCCAATCATTTAAAATGACTGGACATGCCGATTATGCGCCACATGGACAAGACCTTGTCTGTGCTGGAACTACAGCGGTTGTGTTTGGTTCTATAAATGCAGTGGAAGAACTTTGTAATGTGCAGGCAACTATTGAACTCGGAAGTGATGGTGGATTCTTAACGTATGAATTGCCTAATGATTTAGACGTTCATGCAGCAGAAAAAGCACAAACGCTTTTAGAAGGATTGGTTGTTTCGCTTAAGACGATCGAACTTGATTACGGAAAGTATATCCGTTTAATAGAAAAAGTGCAGGAGGTGTAA
- the rplU gene encoding 50S ribosomal protein L21, whose amino-acid sequence MYAIIETGGKQIKVEAGQAIYIEKLDVEAGETVTFDKVLFVGGENVKVGSPVVEGATVTAKVEKQGRAKKIIVFKYKAKKNNRKKQGHRQPYTKLVVEAINA is encoded by the coding sequence ATGTACGCAATTATCGAAACAGGTGGAAAACAAATTAAAGTTGAAGCTGGTCAAGCAATCTACATTGAAAAATTAGATGTTGAAGCTGGTGAAACTGTTACTTTTGACAAAGTTCTTTTCGTTGGTGGCGAAAACGTTAAAGTTGGTAGCCCAGTTGTAGAAGGTGCAACAGTTACTGCGAAAGTTGAAAAACAAGGTCGCGCTAAGAAAATCATCGTTTTCAAATACAAAGCGAAAAAGAACAATCGTAAGAAACAAGGTCATCGTCAACCTTACACTAAGCTAGTTGTTGAAGCTATCAACGCTTAA
- a CDS encoding Rne/Rng family ribonuclease, with the protein MKTLYMNYAGSEKRVAIEEKKKIVEFLWKRNEEQEIVGHIYVGRIVRTIAGMNAAFVNIGLEKHAYLSYDDVPSSYRIHEGQAVLVQVVKEAIDTKGPKLTANIEFTGKYVVYMPYDEMRAVSRKIKNNKRRQQLLQIEVEGTGGYIFRSASEKGEIEEIQAEMQRLQQLYEELKRKEDQGKAPLLLHRPATFLDRVFQENPIETIEKVIVDTRSIVKELEEKVGKEKVSFYNEKSSMFNHFGIEREIEKALQKIVWLPNGAYLIVEQMETMTVIDVNTGKFTGKQNLQDTVLRTNEVAAEEVARQLRLRDIGGMILIDFINMKRREDKEKIRECLIAAMQHDRTYTRVLGFTELGILEMTRKRKKHSLRDVLLEECVPCKATGYVMSYETIAYELERELITYGSIEDEAVLIAAPKELQKQFLQKELQKNIPFEIYFKDDMIEKYAIIRFGSKKEIIERKK; encoded by the coding sequence TTGAAAACGTTATATATGAACTATGCTGGATCGGAAAAACGCGTTGCAATTGAAGAGAAGAAAAAAATTGTTGAGTTTTTATGGAAACGAAATGAAGAACAAGAGATTGTTGGGCATATTTATGTTGGACGTATCGTAAGAACAATAGCTGGAATGAACGCAGCTTTTGTAAACATCGGTTTAGAAAAACATGCGTATCTTTCATACGATGATGTACCATCTTCTTATCGTATACATGAAGGACAAGCGGTGCTCGTACAAGTTGTGAAAGAGGCAATTGATACGAAAGGGCCAAAATTGACAGCGAACATAGAATTTACCGGGAAATATGTCGTTTATATGCCATATGATGAAATGCGCGCGGTTTCTCGGAAAATAAAAAACAATAAAAGAAGGCAACAACTACTCCAAATTGAAGTGGAAGGGACGGGAGGTTACATTTTCCGTTCTGCTTCTGAAAAAGGAGAAATTGAAGAAATACAAGCTGAAATGCAAAGATTACAGCAGTTATATGAAGAGTTAAAAAGAAAAGAGGACCAGGGAAAGGCACCGTTACTACTTCATCGCCCGGCCACTTTTTTAGATCGGGTATTTCAAGAGAATCCAATTGAAACGATTGAAAAAGTAATTGTAGATACAAGAAGTATAGTAAAAGAGTTAGAAGAAAAAGTCGGAAAAGAAAAAGTGTCTTTTTATAATGAAAAGTCTTCAATGTTTAACCATTTTGGAATAGAGCGTGAAATTGAGAAAGCACTTCAAAAAATTGTGTGGCTTCCAAATGGTGCTTATTTAATTGTGGAGCAAATGGAGACGATGACTGTAATTGATGTGAATACGGGTAAGTTTACTGGAAAGCAGAATTTACAAGATACAGTCCTTCGTACAAATGAAGTGGCAGCTGAAGAGGTTGCACGTCAATTAAGACTGCGTGATATCGGTGGTATGATATTAATTGATTTTATTAATATGAAAAGAAGAGAAGATAAAGAAAAAATAAGAGAATGTCTCATCGCTGCTATGCAACATGATCGTACATATACAAGAGTGCTTGGGTTTACAGAGTTAGGGATTTTAGAGATGACACGCAAACGTAAAAAACATTCTTTACGTGACGTATTACTAGAAGAGTGTGTACCGTGCAAAGCGACGGGGTATGTGATGTCATATGAAACAATTGCGTATGAGCTAGAGAGAGAGCTAATTACATATGGAAGTATAGAAGATGAGGCGGTATTAATTGCTGCACCTAAAGAACTGCAAAAACAATTTTTACAAAAAGAATTACAAAAAAATATTCCATTTGAAATTTATTTCAAAGATGATATGATCGAAAAGTATGCAATTATCCGTTTCGGAAGTAAAAAAGAAATTATAGAACGGAAAAAATAG
- the spoIVFB gene encoding stage IV sporulation intramembrane metalloprotease SpoIVFB: MIKYRDILTKISVHPLFWVVIVIGIFTARFKELLLLFCIVLIHELGHAFAAAHYNWRIKKIQLLPFGGVAELEEHGNKSLKEELVVVIAGPIQHIWMMAVGYMLFEVGWLDADLYYFFMWNNIIILAFNLLPIWPLDGGKVLFNVLSYRFPYLQAHEKMMKLSCVFFSVILGWQLLWNSNNIMMWVLLIFLAVSLYQEWKQRRYAFMRFLLERYYGNKRGIEKIAPIEVKTEDRLYTIFTKFRRGYKHSIIVHGKYKEHYTLDENELLYAYFTEKRTTSSVEELIG; the protein is encoded by the coding sequence TTGATTAAATATAGAGATATTTTAACGAAGATTTCAGTGCATCCGTTGTTTTGGGTTGTTATTGTCATTGGTATTTTCACGGCACGTTTTAAAGAGTTACTACTGTTATTTTGTATCGTTCTCATCCATGAACTCGGGCATGCTTTTGCAGCGGCACACTATAATTGGCGTATTAAAAAGATTCAACTTTTACCGTTTGGTGGTGTAGCTGAGCTTGAGGAACATGGGAATAAGTCATTGAAAGAGGAGCTTGTTGTCGTAATTGCAGGACCTATTCAACATATTTGGATGATGGCGGTAGGCTATATGTTGTTTGAAGTTGGTTGGCTTGATGCGGATTTATATTATTTCTTTATGTGGAATAATATAATTATTTTAGCGTTTAATTTACTCCCTATTTGGCCGCTTGATGGTGGGAAAGTATTGTTTAACGTATTATCATATCGTTTTCCTTATTTACAAGCACATGAAAAGATGATGAAATTATCATGTGTTTTTTTTAGTGTCATACTAGGGTGGCAGTTACTTTGGAATAGTAACAATATTATGATGTGGGTACTACTCATATTTTTAGCGGTATCGTTATATCAAGAATGGAAACAAAGACGATATGCCTTTATGCGTTTTTTATTAGAACGTTATTATGGGAACAAAAGGGGAATTGAAAAGATTGCACCTATTGAGGTGAAAACGGAAGATCGTTTATATACGATCTTCACAAAATTTCGTAGAGGGTATAAGCACTCTATTATCGTTCATGGAAAATATAAAGAACATTACACATTGGATGAAAATGAATTGCTCTATGCGTATTTTACTGAAAAACGAACAACATCATCTGTTGAAGAATTAATCGGTTAG
- the spoIVFA gene encoding stage IV sporulation protein SpoIVFA, with the protein MKNRRVEEIKKRIAKRKAEQERMEEEQYFAGGNFDSETVFIEDGEKEIHPLFRKEVFFFKVLLSAILVLSVAILYKNAPPSFGGAKAVTEKVMKEEFQFATVAKWYEKQFGKPLVFYSPNEKKEGTIQQKDYAIPASGKVMQGFQKNGQGVFVQTATNATVESVNEGLVVFAGKKEELGNTVQIQHADGTESWYANLNDMSVKLYDYVSKKQKIGTVNNDANNKNGKFYFAIKKNEKFIDPIQVISFD; encoded by the coding sequence ATGAAGAATAGACGTGTAGAAGAAATTAAAAAACGGATTGCGAAGAGGAAGGCAGAGCAAGAAAGGATGGAGGAAGAGCAGTATTTTGCTGGAGGTAATTTTGATAGTGAAACAGTATTTATTGAAGATGGAGAAAAGGAAATTCATCCTTTGTTTCGAAAAGAAGTATTTTTCTTTAAAGTTTTATTATCAGCAATATTAGTTCTTTCTGTCGCTATTTTATATAAGAATGCCCCCCCTTCTTTCGGCGGTGCTAAAGCTGTTACAGAAAAAGTGATGAAGGAAGAATTTCAGTTTGCTACTGTAGCGAAATGGTACGAAAAGCAGTTTGGAAAACCTCTCGTATTCTATTCGCCTAATGAGAAAAAAGAAGGAACCATTCAGCAAAAAGATTATGCAATTCCTGCTTCAGGAAAGGTGATGCAAGGGTTTCAAAAAAATGGCCAAGGTGTATTTGTTCAAACAGCTACAAATGCAACTGTTGAGTCAGTGAATGAAGGATTAGTTGTTTTTGCAGGCAAGAAAGAGGAACTTGGTAATACAGTTCAAATTCAGCATGCGGATGGAACGGAGTCATGGTATGCAAATTTAAATGATATGTCAGTGAAATTATATGATTACGTTTCAAAGAAACAAAAAATTGGAACAGTGAACAATGATGCAAATAATAAAAATGGTAAGTTTTATTTCGCGATAAAAAAGAATGAAAAATTTATCGATCCGATTCAGGTGATTTCATTTGATTAA
- the minD gene encoding septum site-determining protein MinD codes for MGEAIVITSGKGGVGKTTTSANIGTALALSGKKVCLIDTDIGLRNLDVVMGLENRIVFDLVDVVEGRCRLPQALIKDKRFDDLYLLPAAQTSDKSAVTPEQMDELIQVLRQDYDYILIDCPAGIEQGFKNAVAGADKAIVVTTPEVSSMRDADRIIGLLEKEDIEPPKLVINRVRSHMLHEQDMLDVDEIVRTLSIELLGVVEDDDEVIRATNTGEPVALQPSGKAALAYRNIARRLLGENVPLQAFEQEKVSVFTKMKNFFGIR; via the coding sequence GTGGGAGAGGCAATAGTAATTACATCTGGAAAAGGCGGAGTAGGTAAAACTACAACGTCTGCGAACATTGGTACAGCCCTAGCGTTATCTGGAAAGAAAGTGTGCTTAATTGACACAGATATCGGTCTTCGAAACTTAGACGTAGTAATGGGGCTGGAAAATCGTATTGTATTTGATCTTGTTGATGTCGTTGAAGGGCGTTGCCGTTTACCTCAGGCTCTTATTAAAGATAAACGTTTTGATGATCTTTATTTATTACCTGCAGCACAAACGAGTGATAAATCAGCGGTAACACCTGAACAAATGGATGAATTAATACAAGTATTACGTCAAGATTATGATTACATATTAATTGATTGTCCTGCGGGGATTGAGCAGGGATTTAAAAACGCGGTAGCTGGTGCGGATAAAGCAATCGTTGTTACGACGCCAGAAGTATCCTCAATGCGCGATGCAGATCGTATTATCGGGCTTTTAGAAAAAGAGGATATTGAACCACCGAAACTTGTTATTAACCGTGTGCGTAGTCATATGCTTCATGAACAGGATATGTTAGATGTTGATGAAATCGTACGTACATTGTCAATCGAGCTTCTTGGTGTTGTAGAAGATGATGATGAAGTTATTCGTGCTACAAATACAGGTGAACCTGTAGCGTTGCAACCGAGCGGAAAAGCAGCGTTAGCTTATCGTAATATTGCAAGACGTTTGTTGGGTGAGAATGTCCCATTACAAGCATTTGAACAAGAAAAGGTATCGGTATTTACAAAGATGAAAAACTTCTTTGGAATCCGTTAA
- the minC gene encoding septum site-determining protein MinC — protein MEEKKQQNVTIKGTKDGITLHLEDCCSFSELLEELDEKLSTHYYDGDGRSLIEVHVKVGNRYLTEVQQEEIRTLIRNKKNLVVDSIESDVITKAEAIAWKEETEIVPISKIVRSGQVLHVKGNLLLIGDVNPGGTVIAGGNIFVVGSLRGIAHAGYYGDSDAVIAASVMNPMQLRISDVAMRAPEEKEDGAEAAECAYINENNHIVVDRLQLLTHLRPNLTKLERGIV, from the coding sequence GTGGAAGAAAAAAAGCAACAAAATGTAACAATAAAAGGGACAAAAGACGGAATAACGCTTCATTTAGAGGATTGTTGTTCATTCTCTGAATTACTGGAGGAATTGGATGAAAAGCTTTCTACACATTACTATGATGGTGATGGGCGCTCTTTAATTGAAGTGCATGTGAAAGTGGGAAATCGTTATTTAACAGAAGTCCAACAAGAAGAGATTCGTACGTTAATTCGTAATAAAAAGAATCTCGTTGTGGATTCAATTGAAAGTGATGTTATCACGAAAGCAGAAGCAATAGCTTGGAAAGAAGAAACAGAAATTGTCCCTATTTCCAAAATTGTTCGCTCTGGACAAGTTTTACATGTAAAAGGAAATTTATTGTTAATTGGAGATGTTAATCCAGGCGGAACGGTTATCGCTGGGGGGAATATTTTTGTCGTAGGATCATTAAGAGGAATTGCGCATGCTGGGTATTATGGGGATTCGGATGCTGTAATCGCTGCATCTGTTATGAACCCGATGCAACTTCGAATTAGTGATGTGGCAATGCGGGCTCCGGAAGAGAAAGAAGACGGAGCGGAGGCGGCAGAATGTGCGTATATTAATGAGAACAATCACATTGTTGTCGATCGACTGCAACTTCTCACTCATCTTAGACCTAATTTAACAAAGTTAGAAAGGGGAATTGTATAG
- the mreD gene encoding rod shape-determining protein MreD, with translation MMKILKRAALPLLLLFVFLFENMFATIVPTEVFWKNSIAAPHFFIIVLCFITVYYSPVQGIYYGLLFGFLFDTVYTELVGIYIFAYPILAYLVYSVMKVLQLNLFIVASIVLASIVALEYYVYGFLTLLGRTHMSAYVFFTDRLLSTLLLNAIFLLIVCFPLRRYLVRLSKAMEEKEKRIF, from the coding sequence ATGATGAAGATTTTAAAAAGAGCAGCTCTTCCTCTTTTGCTCCTTTTTGTTTTTTTATTTGAAAATATGTTTGCTACTATTGTGCCAACAGAGGTTTTTTGGAAAAACAGTATAGCAGCACCTCATTTCTTTATAATTGTGTTATGTTTTATTACTGTGTACTATAGTCCGGTCCAAGGGATTTATTACGGACTTTTATTTGGTTTCTTATTTGATACCGTATACACAGAACTTGTCGGTATATATATTTTTGCGTATCCGATTTTAGCTTATTTAGTTTATAGTGTGATGAAAGTACTACAATTAAATTTATTTATTGTTGCTTCTATTGTACTAGCTAGCATTGTAGCACTAGAGTATTATGTGTATGGATTTTTAACTTTGTTAGGACGTACTCATATGTCAGCGTATGTCTTTTTCACAGATCGTCTCCTGTCTACTTTATTGCTAAATGCAATTTTCTTATTGATAGTTTGTTTCCCACTGAGACGATATTTAGTGCGTCTTTCAAAAGCGATGGAAGAAAAAGAAAAAAGGATTTTCTAA
- the mreC gene encoding rod shape-determining protein MreC, whose amino-acid sequence MPQFFLNKRLIVLLVSIILLVALIGISLKERNSLTWPEQFVKDTVGVVERVFQKPAKYVAGFFENVEDVKRTYEENKELKAKLDNYADLSGKVKQLEDDNKKLQELTGKKELNSQYTEIPATVVSRNPDKWYDLIGIDKGAQQGIKKDMAVVTSQGLVGRVKSVSQFTSSVELLSSMSRTNRVSAIVQGDEKIFGLIEGYDKEKHLLLFTKIGSDAKVAKDQLVVTSGLGDIFPKGLVIGTIVDVQPDPYGLTKTAYVKPAADLNDVEHIMVAKRATPSAPLE is encoded by the coding sequence GTGCCACAGTTTTTCTTAAACAAAAGATTAATTGTTTTGTTAGTTAGTATTATTCTTCTCGTGGCATTGATTGGAATCTCATTGAAAGAACGGAACAGTTTAACATGGCCAGAGCAGTTTGTTAAAGACACTGTCGGTGTTGTAGAACGTGTATTCCAAAAGCCAGCGAAATACGTAGCTGGATTCTTCGAAAATGTAGAGGATGTAAAGCGCACGTATGAAGAGAATAAAGAATTAAAAGCAAAATTAGATAATTATGCAGATCTATCAGGGAAAGTAAAACAATTAGAAGATGATAACAAGAAGTTACAAGAGTTAACGGGTAAAAAAGAGTTGAATAGCCAATATACTGAAATTCCAGCTACTGTTGTTTCTCGTAATCCAGATAAATGGTACGATTTAATCGGAATCGATAAAGGAGCACAGCAAGGAATTAAAAAAGATATGGCTGTAGTAACTTCACAAGGTTTAGTTGGGCGAGTGAAAAGTGTATCTCAGTTTACATCATCAGTAGAGTTGCTAAGCTCTATGAGCCGAACAAATCGTGTTTCTGCTATCGTACAAGGTGATGAGAAAATCTTTGGATTGATTGAAGGTTATGATAAAGAAAAGCACTTACTTCTTTTCACAAAGATTGGCTCTGATGCTAAGGTAGCGAAAGATCAACTAGTTGTAACATCTGGACTTGGTGATATTTTCCCGAAAGGTCTTGTAATTGGAACAATCGTTGATGTTCAGCCGGATCCATACGGCTTAACAAAAACAGCTTATGTAAAACCGGCCGCTGATTTGAATGACGTAGAGCATATTATGGTTGCTAAACGTGCAACGCCTTCAGCGCCATTAGAATAG
- the mreB gene encoding cell shape-determining protein MreB, protein MFGFGGFTRDLGIDLGTANTLVYVKGKGVVLREPSVVALQTDTKQIVAVGSDAKQMIGRTPGNVVALRPMKDGVIADYETTATMMKYYIQQAQKSNGFFSRKPYVMVCVPSGITAVERRAVIDATRQAGARDAYPIEEPFAAAIGANLPVWEPTGSMVVDIGGGTTEVAIISLGGIVTSQSVRVAGDDMDDSIIQYIKKSYNLMIGERTAEALKLEIGSAGEPEGIEPMEIRGRDLVSGLPKTVLIQPEEIADALKDTVDAIVESVKNTLEKTPPELAADIMDRGIVLTGGGALLRNLDKVISEETNMPVLVAEDPLDCVAIGTGKALDNIDLFKTAAR, encoded by the coding sequence ATGTTTGGATTTGGTGGCTTTACTCGCGATCTTGGAATAGATTTAGGAACTGCGAACACGCTTGTATATGTAAAAGGAAAAGGTGTAGTTTTACGTGAACCTTCAGTAGTAGCGTTACAAACTGATACGAAACAAATCGTTGCTGTAGGTAGCGATGCAAAACAAATGATTGGTCGTACACCAGGAAACGTTGTGGCACTTCGCCCGATGAAAGACGGTGTAATTGCTGATTACGAAACAACAGCAACAATGATGAAATACTACATTCAACAAGCTCAAAAATCAAATGGATTCTTCTCACGTAAGCCTTACGTAATGGTATGTGTACCGTCTGGTATTACAGCTGTAGAAAGACGTGCAGTAATCGATGCGACTCGTCAAGCGGGTGCTCGTGATGCTTATCCAATCGAAGAACCATTTGCAGCGGCAATTGGTGCGAACTTACCTGTTTGGGAACCAACTGGTAGCATGGTTGTTGATATCGGTGGCGGTACAACAGAAGTTGCAATCATTTCTTTAGGTGGTATTGTAACAAGTCAATCAGTTCGTGTTGCTGGTGATGATATGGACGATTCAATCATTCAGTACATTAAGAAAAGCTACAACTTAATGATTGGTGAAAGAACAGCTGAAGCATTAAAATTAGAAATCGGTTCTGCAGGCGAGCCAGAAGGTATTGAGCCTATGGAAATTCGCGGTCGTGATTTAGTAAGTGGTTTACCAAAAACAGTACTAATTCAGCCAGAAGAAATTGCAGACGCATTAAAAGATACAGTAGATGCAATTGTAGAATCTGTTAAAAATACGTTAGAGAAAACTCCACCTGAATTAGCGGCAGACATTATGGACCGTGGTATCGTATTAACAGGTGGCGGAGCATTACTACGTAACTTAGATAAAGTTATTAGCGAAGAAACAAATATGCCAGTTCTTGTTGCAGAAGACCCATTAGATTGCGTAGCAATTGGAACGGGTAAAGCATTAGACAATATCGATCTTTTCAAAACTGCTGCTCGATAA
- the radC gene encoding DNA repair protein RadC codes for MNGIRDVVREEQPRERLLLEGAGSLSNRELLAVLLRTGSKEETVLKLSDKILYHFDGLRMLKDATLEELVSIHGVGIAKASQLMAAFELGRRMVRLEYQNRYSIRSPEDCARYMMEEMRFLQQEHFVCLYLNTKNQVIHRQTIFIGSLNTSIVHPREVFKEAFRRAAASIICLHNHPSGDPTPSREDIEVTKRLVECGRIIGIEVLDHIIIGDHKFVSLKEKGHI; via the coding sequence ATGAACGGTATTCGTGATGTTGTAAGGGAAGAACAGCCACGGGAGCGTTTATTGTTGGAAGGGGCTGGGAGTTTATCAAACCGAGAGCTTCTTGCAGTGTTACTCAGAACAGGTTCTAAAGAAGAAACAGTTTTAAAGTTATCAGATAAAATTTTGTATCACTTTGATGGTTTACGTATGTTGAAAGACGCAACGTTAGAAGAGTTAGTTAGTATACATGGTGTTGGGATTGCGAAGGCATCACAGCTCATGGCTGCTTTTGAACTAGGTAGAAGAATGGTCCGTTTAGAATATCAAAATAGATATAGCATACGAAGTCCGGAAGATTGTGCAAGATATATGATGGAAGAAATGCGTTTCCTTCAGCAGGAGCATTTTGTATGTTTATATTTGAACACAAAAAATCAAGTTATACATAGGCAAACAATTTTCATTGGAAGCTTAAACACATCAATCGTACATCCAAGGGAAGTTTTTAAAGAAGCGTTTCGCCGTGCAGCAGCCTCTATCATATGTCTTCATAACCATCCCTCAGGAGACCCCACGCCGAGCCGTGAAGATATTGAAGTAACAAAACGGTTAGTAGAATGCGGCCGAATTATCGGAATTGAAGTGCTTGATCATATTATAATAGGCGACCATAAATTCGTGAGTTTAAAGGAAAAAGGTCATATTTAA
- a CDS encoding nucleoside triphosphate pyrophosphatase, protein MRKIILASGSPRRKELLELAGVPFEIVVSEVEETIGAYSSPADIVMSLALQKASAVAENNSDYIVLGADTIVTYESRILGKPSNEAEAKEMLQLLSGKTHEVYTGVAIIAKDKTVTFYERTEVTFWELTEAEIDAYVASKEPLDKAGSYGIQGKGSIFVQHIQGDYYSVVGLPIARLVRELKQFDTDIAHA, encoded by the coding sequence ATGAGAAAAATTATTTTAGCTTCAGGATCACCTCGCAGGAAGGAATTACTTGAATTAGCAGGTGTGCCATTTGAAATTGTAGTAAGTGAAGTAGAAGAAACGATAGGTGCGTATTCATCACCTGCGGATATTGTGATGTCCCTTGCTCTGCAAAAAGCATCCGCGGTAGCAGAAAATAATAGTGATTACATTGTGTTAGGTGCAGACACAATTGTTACATATGAGTCACGTATTCTTGGAAAGCCATCTAATGAGGCTGAGGCGAAAGAAATGTTGCAATTATTATCAGGGAAAACACATGAAGTATATACGGGTGTTGCAATTATAGCAAAAGACAAAACAGTCACTTTTTATGAGCGTACAGAAGTTACGTTTTGGGAATTAACAGAAGCAGAGATTGACGCATACGTTGCATCGAAGGAACCTCTTGATAAAGCAGGAAGCTATGGGATTCAAGGAAAAGGGTCTATTTTCGTTCAACATATTCAAGGGGATTACTATAGTGTAGTCGGCCTACCAATTGCACGTCTCGTTCGGGAGTTAAAACAATTTGATACTGATATAGCCCATGCGTAA
- the folC gene encoding bifunctional tetrahydrofolate synthase/dihydrofolate synthase — MIHTYEEAIGWIHSRLKFGIKPGLERMRWMLEELGNPERHIKCVHLAGTNGKGSTLTYMRYMLEDAKYKVGTFTSPYIETFNERISVNGTPIADEEITELVKMVKPVVEKLDETDLGEATEFEIITVMAICYFGKVNFCDVVLFETGLGGRFDSTNVIHPVLTIITNIGHDHMHILGNTLGEIAYEKAGIIKSGVPVITGVQDEEALQVIQKVAKENHANLYEMGNHFTALHKQSSEDGEQFNFTCPFASFEDVRISMKGAHQVGNAALALMAVMYVKTYLSFLIEEEEIRTGLQEAYWIGRFEQLQSNPDIIIDGAHNPEGIESLVKTVESHYKDKNVIVLFTALGDKQLPNMVGQLETIADEIIFTTFAFDRAISADKLASYSKKESKLVFENWKEAIDKKVEMIGENDVFIITGSLYFISEVRKYIREKN; from the coding sequence GTGATACATACATACGAAGAAGCGATAGGTTGGATTCATAGTCGGTTGAAGTTTGGTATTAAACCAGGATTAGAAAGAATGAGATGGATGCTAGAAGAGCTCGGAAATCCAGAGCGTCATATAAAATGTGTCCATCTTGCTGGTACAAATGGAAAAGGTTCAACGTTAACATATATGCGCTACATGTTAGAAGACGCAAAATATAAGGTAGGGACATTTACCTCTCCTTATATTGAAACATTTAACGAACGTATTAGTGTGAACGGCACACCAATTGCAGATGAAGAGATTACTGAACTTGTAAAGATGGTAAAGCCAGTCGTTGAAAAACTAGATGAGACGGATTTAGGGGAAGCGACTGAGTTTGAAATTATTACCGTTATGGCAATTTGTTATTTCGGTAAAGTCAATTTCTGTGATGTTGTTTTATTTGAAACAGGGCTTGGAGGACGCTTTGATTCTACGAATGTGATTCATCCTGTTCTCACGATTATTACAAATATTGGCCACGATCATATGCACATTTTAGGCAATACACTAGGAGAAATTGCATATGAAAAGGCGGGGATTATTAAGTCTGGTGTCCCGGTTATTACTGGTGTGCAAGATGAGGAAGCGTTGCAAGTCATTCAAAAGGTTGCAAAGGAAAATCATGCAAACCTATACGAGATGGGCAACCATTTTACAGCGTTACATAAACAGTCAAGTGAAGATGGAGAACAGTTCAATTTCACTTGTCCTTTCGCCTCTTTTGAAGATGTGCGAATCTCAATGAAAGGTGCTCACCAAGTAGGAAACGCAGCACTTGCACTGATGGCAGTCATGTATGTAAAAACATACTTATCATTTTTAATTGAGGAAGAAGAAATAAGAACTGGATTACAGGAAGCGTATTGGATTGGGCGCTTTGAACAATTGCAAAGTAATCCAGATATTATTATAGATGGTGCTCATAATCCGGAAGGTATTGAAAGCCTTGTGAAAACGGTAGAATCACATTACAAAGATAAAAATGTAATAGTTTTATTTACTGCCCTTGGTGATAAGCAATTGCCTAATATGGTAGGGCAATTAGAAACCATCGCTGATGAAATTATTTTTACAACATTCGCCTTTGATCGTGCTATTTCTGCTGACAAGCTTGCATCATATTCAAAGAAAGAGTCAAAATTAGTTTTTGAAAATTGGAAAGAGGCAATTGATAAGAAGGTTGAAATGATTGGAGAAAATGATGTTTTTATCATAACAGGTTCTCTTTATTTCATTTCGGAAGTTCGAAAATATATTCGCGAGAAAAACTAG